The Juglans regia cultivar Chandler chromosome 2, Walnut 2.0, whole genome shotgun sequence genome includes a window with the following:
- the LOC108985906 gene encoding phosphatidylinositol/phosphatidylcholine transfer protein SFH13-like isoform X2: MSGLEGLGFHDEIRERKLDFENSEDEKRRSKIGNIKQKAISASNKFTHSLKKRGKRKVDYKVPPISIEVVRDAKEERAVYELRLKLLHRDLLPPRHDDYHTLLRFLKARDFHIEKTIQMWDEMINWRKEFGTDTILEDFEFEELEEVLQYYPQGYHGVDKEGRPVYIERLGKAHPSRLMRITTIDRYLKYHIQEFERALYEKFPACSIAAKRHICSTTTILDVQGLGIKNFTLTAANLLAAMTKIDNSYYPETLHQMYIVNAGPGFKKMLWPAAQKFLDAKTIAKIQVLEPKSLPKLLEVIDSSQLPDFLGGSCTCYAEGGCLRSNKGPWNNPDIMKGRCSDTSTAESGSDVRKSSTLPDLAPVPEEVKAADPIAYYSCDDNFSLAEKAVRSHEGEGHSEDQPHKADEMDNALDVGTSSLEVTGVNHWFKSVKEKVENGDFLCVARALISFAVGLVAFFRSLRFELWRRQNNVYPSNLMDNDINRHSPAVETANEEDRVVTCIQRLQRLEKVYEELSSKPAGIPLEKEQMLMDSFNRIKSVEADLEQTKKALHVAAVKQLEIAELLEKLQESKCHRRKLFC; this comes from the exons ATGTCAG GCCTAGAAGGACTTGGGTTTCATGACGAAATTAGGGAGAgaaaattagattttgagaattcTGAAGATGAGAAACGACGATCCAAAATTGGAAACATCAAGCAGAAGGCAATAAGTGCTTCAAATAAATTCACCCATTCTCTTAAGAAAAGAGGGAAAAGGAAAGTCGATTACAAGGTTCCACCAATTTCAATAGAGGTTGTACGGGATGCAAAAGAGGAGCGTGCTGTCTATGAATTGCGTCTAAAGCTTCTTCACAGGGATTTGTTGCCTCCTAGGCATGATGACTATCATACTTTGTTGAG ATTTTTGAAAGCTAGAGATTTTCACATTGAAAAAACAATCCAGATGTGGGACGAAATGATTAATTGGAGAAAAGAATTCGGAACAGACACCATTTTGGAG gattttgaatttgaagagcTGGAAGAAGTCTTGCAGTATTACCCCCAAGGGTACCATGGAGTTGACAAGGAAGGCAGGCCAGTTTACATTGAGAGGCTTGGGAAAGCTCATCCAAGTAGACTTATGCGCATCACCACAATAGATCGATACTTGAAGTACCATATCCAGGAGTTTGAAAGGGCTCTATATGAGAAGTTTCCTGCTTGTTCTATTGCAGCAAAGAGGCACATCTgttcaacaacaacaatattggaTGTGCAGGGCTTG GGCATTAAGAATTTCACCCTGACTGCTGCAAATCTCTTGGCTGCTATGACAAAAATTGACAACAGTTACTATCCTGAG ACATTGCATCAAATGTACATTGTCAATGCTGGTCCTGGCTTCAAAAAGATGCTTTGGCCCGCTGCACAGAAGTTTCTTGATGCAAAGACCATAGCAAAGATACAG gttttggAACCGAAATCACTGCCTAAACTACTGGAAGTCATAGATTCCAG TCAGTTGCCAGACTTCTTGGGTGGTTCATGTACCTGTTATGCAGAAGGAGGGTGCCTTAGATCTAATAAAGGCCCATGGAATAATCCTGACATAATGAAG GGAAGATGCAGTGATACATCTACAGCAGAGTCAGGGTCAGACGTACGAAAGAGCTCCACATTACCTGATTTGGCTCCAGTTCCTGAAGAA GTTAAGGCAGCAGATCCAATTGCTTACTATAGTTGTGATGATAATTTTTCTCTGGCTGAGAAAGCCGTGAGAAGCCACGAAGGAGAGGGACATTCTGAGGATCAACCACATAAAGCTGATGAAATGGATAATGCTCTTGATGTGGGAACATCGAGTTTGGAAG TTACTGGAGTCAACCATTGGTTCAAATCTGTTaaggaaaaagttgaaaatggtGATTTTCTATGTGTTGCAAGAGCACTGATATCTTTCGCGGTCGGACTTGTTGCATTTTTCCGAAGTCTACGATTTGAGCTATGGAGAAGGCAGAATAATGTTTACCCATCAAATTTGATGGATAATGACATTAATCGCCATTCACCAGCTGTTGAAACTGCGAATGAAGAAGACCGTGTCGTTACTTGCATACAGCGTCTTCAGAGACTGGAAAAGGTATATGAGGAACTTAGCAGCAAGCCTGCTGGAATTCCTTTGGAAAAGGAGCAAATGCTTATGGACTCTTTCAACAGGATCAAGTCTGTTGAGGCCGACCTTGAACAAACAAAGAAA GCACTACATGTGGCAGCGGTGAAGCAACTAGAGATTGCTGAGTTGCTAGAAAAATTACAGGAGTCTAAATGTCAT CGGAGAAAATTGTTCTGCTGA
- the LOC108985906 gene encoding phosphatidylinositol/phosphatidylcholine transfer protein SFH13-like isoform X1 codes for MSGLEGLGFHDEIRERKLDFENSEDEKRRSKIGNIKQKAISASNKFTHSLKKRGKRKVDYKVPPISIEVVRDAKEERAVYELRLKLLHRDLLPPRHDDYHTLLRFLKARDFHIEKTIQMWDEMINWRKEFGTDTILEDFEFEELEEVLQYYPQGYHGVDKEGRPVYIERLGKAHPSRLMRITTIDRYLKYHIQEFERALYEKFPACSIAAKRHICSTTTILDVQGLGIKNFTLTAANLLAAMTKIDNSYYPETLHQMYIVNAGPGFKKMLWPAAQKFLDAKTIAKIQVLEPKSLPKLLEVIDSSQLPDFLGGSCTCYAEGGCLRSNKGPWNNPDIMKLVHNAEATFTGQITRVSIDLQKVDTYTKIRLLKGRCSDTSTAESGSDVRKSSTLPDLAPVPEEVKAADPIAYYSCDDNFSLAEKAVRSHEGEGHSEDQPHKADEMDNALDVGTSSLEVTGVNHWFKSVKEKVENGDFLCVARALISFAVGLVAFFRSLRFELWRRQNNVYPSNLMDNDINRHSPAVETANEEDRVVTCIQRLQRLEKVYEELSSKPAGIPLEKEQMLMDSFNRIKSVEADLEQTKKALHVAAVKQLEIAELLEKLQESKCHRRKLFC; via the exons ATGTCAG GCCTAGAAGGACTTGGGTTTCATGACGAAATTAGGGAGAgaaaattagattttgagaattcTGAAGATGAGAAACGACGATCCAAAATTGGAAACATCAAGCAGAAGGCAATAAGTGCTTCAAATAAATTCACCCATTCTCTTAAGAAAAGAGGGAAAAGGAAAGTCGATTACAAGGTTCCACCAATTTCAATAGAGGTTGTACGGGATGCAAAAGAGGAGCGTGCTGTCTATGAATTGCGTCTAAAGCTTCTTCACAGGGATTTGTTGCCTCCTAGGCATGATGACTATCATACTTTGTTGAG ATTTTTGAAAGCTAGAGATTTTCACATTGAAAAAACAATCCAGATGTGGGACGAAATGATTAATTGGAGAAAAGAATTCGGAACAGACACCATTTTGGAG gattttgaatttgaagagcTGGAAGAAGTCTTGCAGTATTACCCCCAAGGGTACCATGGAGTTGACAAGGAAGGCAGGCCAGTTTACATTGAGAGGCTTGGGAAAGCTCATCCAAGTAGACTTATGCGCATCACCACAATAGATCGATACTTGAAGTACCATATCCAGGAGTTTGAAAGGGCTCTATATGAGAAGTTTCCTGCTTGTTCTATTGCAGCAAAGAGGCACATCTgttcaacaacaacaatattggaTGTGCAGGGCTTG GGCATTAAGAATTTCACCCTGACTGCTGCAAATCTCTTGGCTGCTATGACAAAAATTGACAACAGTTACTATCCTGAG ACATTGCATCAAATGTACATTGTCAATGCTGGTCCTGGCTTCAAAAAGATGCTTTGGCCCGCTGCACAGAAGTTTCTTGATGCAAAGACCATAGCAAAGATACAG gttttggAACCGAAATCACTGCCTAAACTACTGGAAGTCATAGATTCCAG TCAGTTGCCAGACTTCTTGGGTGGTTCATGTACCTGTTATGCAGAAGGAGGGTGCCTTAGATCTAATAAAGGCCCATGGAATAATCCTGACATAATGAAG CTTGTACATAATGCGGAAGCAACATTTACGGGGCAAATCACTAGAGTTTCTATTGACCTGCAGAAAGTTGACACTTACACTAAGATACGGCTGCTTAAG GGAAGATGCAGTGATACATCTACAGCAGAGTCAGGGTCAGACGTACGAAAGAGCTCCACATTACCTGATTTGGCTCCAGTTCCTGAAGAA GTTAAGGCAGCAGATCCAATTGCTTACTATAGTTGTGATGATAATTTTTCTCTGGCTGAGAAAGCCGTGAGAAGCCACGAAGGAGAGGGACATTCTGAGGATCAACCACATAAAGCTGATGAAATGGATAATGCTCTTGATGTGGGAACATCGAGTTTGGAAG TTACTGGAGTCAACCATTGGTTCAAATCTGTTaaggaaaaagttgaaaatggtGATTTTCTATGTGTTGCAAGAGCACTGATATCTTTCGCGGTCGGACTTGTTGCATTTTTCCGAAGTCTACGATTTGAGCTATGGAGAAGGCAGAATAATGTTTACCCATCAAATTTGATGGATAATGACATTAATCGCCATTCACCAGCTGTTGAAACTGCGAATGAAGAAGACCGTGTCGTTACTTGCATACAGCGTCTTCAGAGACTGGAAAAGGTATATGAGGAACTTAGCAGCAAGCCTGCTGGAATTCCTTTGGAAAAGGAGCAAATGCTTATGGACTCTTTCAACAGGATCAAGTCTGTTGAGGCCGACCTTGAACAAACAAAGAAA GCACTACATGTGGCAGCGGTGAAGCAACTAGAGATTGCTGAGTTGCTAGAAAAATTACAGGAGTCTAAATGTCAT CGGAGAAAATTGTTCTGCTGA
- the LOC108985960 gene encoding GPI-anchored protein LLG1 has product MASKCLCFCSAIFFSFLLMGLSVSYSSPSSFISDSIFESYSSTGRNLLQARKACPVNFEFLNYTIITSKCKGPRYPADLCCASFKEFACPYVDVLNDLTNDCATTMFSYINLYGKYPPGLFASECREGKEGLACPAPTPSESANESGSETVCYPSSLLMLTAGFLLGLLTL; this is encoded by the exons ATGGCGTCGAAATGCTTGTGCTTCTGCTCTGcaattttcttctccttccttttGATGGGTCTCTCGGTTTCTTATTCTTCTCCTTCCAGTTTCATTTCAG ATAGCATCTTTGAATCTTACTCATCTACTGGCCGGAACCTTCTTCAAGCTAGAAAAG CTTGCCCGGTGAACTTCGAATTCTTGAACTACACAATCATCACAAGCAAATGCAAAGGGCCTCGGTACCCTGCTGATCTTTGTTGTGCGTCATTCAAGGAATTTGCTTGCCCTTACGTGGACGTGTTGAATGATTTAACAAATGACTGCGCTACAACCATGTTCAGCTACATTAACCTCTATGGAAAATACCCACCTGGCCTTTTTGCCAGTGAGTGCAGAGAAGGGAAGGAGGGTCTTGCATGCCCTGCACCAACACCATCAGAGTCGGCCAATGAAAGTGGAAGTGAGACCGTGTGCTACCCATCGTCACTGTTGATGCTCACAGCTGGTTTCTTGCTGGGGTTACTGACTTTATAA
- the LOC108985952 gene encoding pentatricopeptide repeat-containing protein At5g66520, whose amino-acid sequence MMASLSSPSFPRQKLSIPLARTPIRNPAAIHLLKLCRNLQEVKQIHARLVVSGFLQLPSSAGRLLESYVTVSQLKFANSLFQRLPSPDVFAYNTMIRGLTLGKSPHDSILLYNELLLDGIAPDNYTYTFVLKACSHLEALSEGKQVHGQIIKSGIAPNTHVHSILIHMYTISDSIVCAERVFAQFSEENTLAKNSLVSGYLSQGHVEKARILFETIETKDVASWSAMVTGYTKNGMYSEALVIFRNMMVSQVHPNESTFVSSLCACAHSGALDQGRWIHAYLDKAGIKISVTLGTALIDMYAKCGSIKCGYDIFRSMPQRDMVTWGVIISGFALHGEAKMCFQLFDDMVASGTHPNEVIFVAILSACSHAGYVELGHHYFYKMIHDFGIRPTIEHYGCMVDLLGRAGQLSEAEELIASMPGAPNSIIWGAFLSGCRTYADMRRGSRAFRCLIDLEPMSGDGYKLAGLMLANAGEKAYATKIRGFIKQNDLETTCGTSLVEIDGVVHEFTVGDVDHRKLREIYRLWNGF is encoded by the coding sequence ATGATGgcttctctctcatctccatcCTTTCCCAGGCAGAAGTTATCCATCCCATTAGCGAGGACTCCAATTAGAAATCCTGCAGCTATCCACTTACTTAAGTTGTGCCGCAACTTACAGGAAGTAAAACAAATACATGCCCGGTTGGTTGTGTCCGGATTCCTTCAACTCCCTTCGAGTGCTGGAAGGCTACTCGAGTCATATGTTACAGTGTCACAGCTCAAATTTGCCAATTCACTCTTTCAGAGACTACCTTCTCCTGATGTATTTGCATACAACACCATGATCAGAGGCCTAACACTGGGTAAGTCTCCACATGATTCCATCTTACTGTATAATGAGTTGTTGCTAGATGGCATAGCCCCGGACAATTACACTTACACCTTTGTCCTCAAAGCATGTTCCCATTTGGAAGCGCTCTCTGAAGGTAAACAAGTGCACGGCCAGATAATTAAATCTGGAATAGCGCCCAATACGCACGTTCATAGCATTCTGATACATATGTACACAATTTCAGATAGCATTGTTTGTGCAGAACGAGTTTTTGCACAATTCTCAGAAGAGAACACGCTTGCTAAGAATTCTTTAGTCTCTGGGTATCTAAGTCAAGGCCATGTAGAAAAGGCTAGAATACTGTTTGAAACCATAGAGACAAAAGATGTTGCATCTTGGAGTGCAATGGTCACAGGATACACGAAGAACGGCATGTATTCAGAGGCATTAGTTATCTTTCGGAACATGATGGTTTCCCAAGTCCACCCAAATGAATCAACATTCGTGAGCTCGTTGTGTGCCTGTGCTCATTCGGGGGCATTGGACCAAGGAAGATGGATACATGCATATCTTGATAAAGCAGGGATTAAGATTAGTGTTACTTTGGGTACTGCTCTTATCGACATGTATGCCAAGTGTGGCAGCATAAAATGTGGCTATGATATCTTCCGAAGTATGCCTCAGAGAGATATGGTAACATGGGGAGTAATTATATCTGGATTCGCCTTGCATGGTGAAGCTAAAATGTGTTTTCAACTGTTTGATGATATGGTTGCTAGCGGAACACATCCAAACGAAGTTATATTTGTGGCTATATTATCTGCTTGCTCCCATGCGGGATATGTTGAACTTGGACAtcattatttctataaaatgatTCATGATTTTGGGATCAGACCAACAATTGAGCATTATGGATGCATGGTGGACTTGCTTGGTCGTGCGGGGCAGTTGTCAGAAGCAGAAGAGCTGATTGCGTCAATGCCAGGAGCGCCTAATTCGATTATATGGGGAGCGTTTCTTAGCGGTTGTAGGACCTACGCTGACATGAGGAGAGGAAGTCGTGCATTTAGATGCCTTATTGATCTCGAGCCAATGTCAGGAGACGGGTATAAACTTGCAGGGCTCATGTTGGCCAACGCCGGTGAAAAAGCTTACGCAACTAAAATTAGGGGATTCATCAAACAAAATGACTTGGAAACAACATGTGGAACCAGCCTTGTTGAAATAGATGGTGTTGTCCATGAGTTCACTGTAGGGGATGTAGATCATAGAAAGCTCAGAGAGATATACAGATTATGGAATGGCTTTTGA
- the LOC108985970 gene encoding uncharacterized WD repeat-containing protein C2A9.03-like, with protein sequence MSEYQGDDTEYMADEYEMEDVDDEMDDEFRGGEMGGSESDVDEYDLTNSKVVDTTAAQARSGKDIQGIPWDRLSITREKYRQTRLEQYKNYENIPHSGEGSGKECKVTKKGGSYYEFRRNSRSVKSTILHFQLRNLVWATSKHDVYLMSHFSVTHWSSLTCSNSEVLNVSGHVAPSEKHPGSLLEGFSQTQVSTLAVKDKLLVAGGFQGELICKHLDRPGVSFCSRTTYDDNAITNAVEIYASSSGAIHFTASNNDCGVRDFDMEKFQLSKHFRFPWPVNHTSLSPDGKLLIIVGDNPDGMMVDSQTGKEVMPLCGHLDFSFASAWHPNGVTFATGNQDKTCRVWDVRNLSKSVAIMKGNLGAIRSIRYTSDGRYMAIAEPADFVHVYDVKSGYEKEQEIDFFGEVSGISFSPDTESLFIGVWDRTYGSLLEYGRCRNFSYLDSLI encoded by the exons ATGTCTGAGTACCAAGGGGATGATACTGAATACATGGCGGATGAGTATGAAATGGAAGATGTAGATGATGAGATGGATGATGAGTTTCGCGGTGGAGAAATGGGTGGCTCAGAGTCCGATGTCGATGAATATGACCTCACG AATAGTAAAGTGGTTGATACCACTGCGGCACAAGCAAGAAGTGGAAAAGACATCCAGGGGATCCCTTGGGATAGACTTAGCATCACTAGGGAGAAATACCGGCAAACTAGGCTTGAACAGTACAAGAACTATGAAAACATCCCTCATTCTGGAGAGGGATCAGGGAAg GAATGCAAAGTTACCAAGAAAGGGGGTTCATATTACGAGTTCAGAAGGAATTCAAGATCTGTGAAATCAACCATTCTTCATTTTCAG TTGAGGAACTTGGTTTGGGCTACCTCAAAGCATGATGTGTACCTTATGTCTCATTTTTCTGTTACCCATTGGTCTTCCTTAACTTGCAGTAATTCTGAAGTTCTCAATGTCTCAGGGCATGTTGCACCATCCGAG AAGCATCCTGGAAGCCTGTTGGAGGGATTTAGTCAGACTCAAGTGAGTACTCTTGCTGTAAAAGATAAGTTGCTTGTTGCTGGAGGGTTCCAAGGAGAACTTATTTGCAAG CATCTAGATCGGCCTGGAGTTAGTTTTTGTTCCAGAACAACTTATGATGATAATGCCATTACCAATGCAGTTGAGATCTATGCCAGTTCCAG CGGTGCAATTCACTTCACTGCTTCAAATAATGACTGTGGAGTTAGAGACTTTGATATGGAGAAATTTCAGCTTTCTAAACACTTTCGTTTTCCTTGGCCAGTGAAT CATACTTCTCTGAGTCCTGATGGTAAACTTCTTATAATTGTGGGAGACAACCCAGACGGGATGATGGTGGACTCCCAAACTGGAAAG GAAGTAATGCCATTATGTGGTCACTTGGATTTCTCATTTGCTTCAGCGTGGCACCCAAATGGTGTCACTTTTGCTACTGGAAACCAGGACAAAACCTGCCGGGTTTGGGATGTCCGAAATCTATCCAAGTCAGTCGCTATTATGAAAGGAAACCTTGGAGCCATTCGTTCAATCCGCTATACTTCTGATGGTCGGTATATGGCAATAGCCGAGCCTGCTGACTTTGTGCATGTGTATGATGTGAAAAGTGGGTACGAGAAGGAGCAGGAGATTGATTTCTTTGGTGAGGTCTCTGGCATATCATTCAGTCCGGACACAGAGTCTCTTTTTATCGGAGTGTGGGATCGTACTTATGGTAGCCTCCTTGAGTATGGCCGATGCCGAAATTTCTCATACCTCGATTCTCTAATTTGA
- the LOC108985982 gene encoding photosystem I reaction center subunit V, chloroplastic, with protein sequence MAASSSLFSTPSFSPTIQRHQYQTHLSPSNISFQGLRPLTKLAPRTKFTTTPKTSTSSTGAVVKAELNPSLVISLSTGLSLFLGRFVFFNFQRENVAKQVPEQNGLTHFEAGDTRAKEYVSLLKSNDPVGFNIVDVLAWGSIGHIVAYYILATSSNGYDPKFF encoded by the coding sequence atggcagCGTCCTCCTCCTTGTTCTCCACTCCAAGCTTCTCACCCACCATCCAAAGGCACCAGTACCAGACCCACCTCTCTCCATCCAACATATCCTTCCAAGGCCTCAGGCCCCTCACCAAGTTGGCGCCCAGAACCAAGTTCACCACCACACCCAAAACAAGTACTAGTAGTACTGGGGCCGTTGTGAAGGCAGAGCTGAACCCATCACTGGTGATAAGCCTCAGCACTGGTCTCTCTCTATTCCTGGGGAGGTTCGTCTTCTTCAATTTTCAGAGGGAGAACGTGGCCAAGCAGGTGCCTGAGCAGAATGGACTGACCCACTTCGAGGCTGGCGACACTCGGGCTAAGGAATACGTTAGCCTCCTCAAATCTAATGACCCCGTTGGCTTCAACATCGTGGACGTCCTCGCTTGGGGTTCCATTGGCCACATCGTTGCTTACTATATCTTGGCCACCTCCAGCAACGGCTATGATCCCAAGTTCTTTTGA